TAGCACTTTCAGTTTCAGCCTGCCCCGGGCCGAGAAACAGGTGGCGATGTTACCCCCTCCGCCGTTGCTGCCATTGAGCAGCACCCAGACAGACCCCCCGACCGTAGTGGTTGTAGACAACGGTCGGGCAGTCACACTTCTCTCGCGGCGAATCGAAGGGGTGCAGTTCCTTAGCGCTCCTGACCTCCGCGAAGCACGCAAGCTGGTGCGCCAGGAGCACCCACAGGCTCTGATCTTGAACCGGCCACTAGAGATGGAGGACCTGGGCTCGCCCGTTCCCCCTCTCATCCTGGAAGAGCCAGTGCCCGTGGTGCAATGCGCGCTGCCGCTGGGGAGATCTCGATCGGAGACGGAGCTCTTTGACGACTGGTTGGTGAAACCGGTGGGCGCAGAAGTCCTGCTATCGGCCATCTCTGCCTTCCCTAGAGCAAGGAGAATACTGGTGGTCGACGATGACGTGCCCTTCGCCCATCTGATACAGCGCATTCTGGAAGCGCAAGAAGGCCGCTTCCAGGTGGCAACAGCACATGATGGAAGGTCTGCCCTGCGCCTGGCGGAGGAATTCTCTCCCGATCTGGTGCTACTTGACATTGCCTTACCGGGTCTGGAGGGCAGAGAGCTGGCGACAGTATTGCGGCAGAGGGCGAGCCAGGAAGTAGCTATTATCGCTGTGACGGCCCTGCAGCCAGATATGGGGGAAACGTCCAGCGGGGCGCGAACGTTCGCTGTCACCTCCTTGATGGGGTTCAGCGAGGAGGAGCTTCTTGCACTGATCCGGGCGTGTTTACATCACCTACGGCCGGCGTACGTTGCTGAGCCAGTTGTCGCAGGCTCTTGAGCAGATCGCGGCGGGAGATTGGCTTAGTCAAGTAAGCGGCTGCACCTAAGGCCATCCCAAGTTCAGGGTCGTTCACCACGGAGCAGACTATGACCGGCACGGCGCTGGTACGGGGGTTCAGCTTCAGCGCCTGCAGGACGTCCCAACCGTCCGCCTCCGCCATCATGATGTCCAGTATGACGGCCTCCACTTGCCTGGAGGCGGTGATGTCCACGGCCAGGCGCGGGTGGGGCACGGTCACGGGCTCCCACTCGCTGTTGGCCAGGTAGCGCTCGTAGAGAGCGCAAGCTCCCGGATTGTCCTCTACTATGGCCACGCGCCGGCGCTTGGCTGACGGCACTCGCAAGCGCAGTGTCAAGCCGCCTGCGCTCGCAGCCAGCTCGTGCTCCACGCCCTGAACATCCGCCACTCTGAGGGCCGACTGCAGTAGGTCGCGCTTGGATAGTTCTTCGGGGCGCCTCATCGGTATGATGATCGTGGCCACTTTGTCATCGCCCTCAAGGGCCACGTTGATGGTTTCATCAGGTTGGCTCTGCAATAAGCAACTGAGCACTTGCGTCAGAACTTCACGCAGTACCGCGGGAGTGGCGGTGACCATTATGTTCTTGCGGGGAGCCATCAGCTGCACGGAGACGCCCTGCCTTTCCGCCAGGCGCGACACCGTATCAATGGCCGAGCGCACCAATTCCACCAGATGCACCGGCTCCGGCTTGTGAGCCAGGGCGCGGATCTCCTCGCTCAGTACATCATCCGCCTGGCGTTCGCTATCGGTAGGGACTTGGTCTAGTTGAGGAGCTGGGCCAGGCTGAAGCAAGTAGCACAGTTGTTCCTCGGCGAAGCGCAGATCGCGATATGCCTGGCGCTCACTGAGAGAAAGCCGGCGGGCCACCTCCTCGACGCTGAAGCCGGAGACATAGCGCAACCTAAGGCAATCGTAGGCACGGCTCGCTGAGGCAGGCAGGCCGCTGCGCAGGTTGGAGCGCAAGGCAGCAATGGCGTCCAAGAGCTTGCCTCGCACAGCCTGAGCCCTCGCCAGAGGGTCACCGGTGTCCCGTGTTTCCGGCAAGAGCCTAGCCAGCTCGCAATCAGCCAGGCCCTGGGGAATGTAGAGGAGAAGGAGCGCCTCACGAGCTTGCTCCGGTGTGATCATTCTATCCCTTGCTCCCAGCAGCTGCCGCCGGCGCCGGCGAAAAATGGCAAAATCATGGCAAGTTTCTGTCAGGTGACACCGGCTTCAGGCAGCCTCACATGAGCTATGATGGCCATGCTACTCGAGATGCTTCCTATCCTCAACTGTTGGCAGCATAGGGCCTGCACTTCAAAACGGGGGCAGAGTGTCGGCTTGGCCAGAGCCACTCTCGACTGAAGTCGGATCTATAGGGCTGGCAGCCAGGCGTCGGGGCAGGCCGACGGTTGGCCAAAGACCCTCCAGCCCTGGTTTCAACCCAGGACTACTCTGCCCCGCACTGAATCGCACCCCGGCATCGGGCCTTCTATTCGCGCAAAGGAGGTAGAGATGGTAATGCAGAGGAGATCCAGCAGACGTTCGTTCTTGCGGGCAGCCGGGGCGTTGACCGGTGCAGCGGTGCTCTCGGCATGCGCTACTGCTGCCCCACAGACGGTGAAGGAGACCGTAGTGGTGAGGGAGGAGGTCGTGGTTACGGCCACACTCGAGCCCTCCGCCCTAGACCGCAGCAGGCAGGTTACGTTGACAGTCGCCGCGTACGGCTCACCTTCGCACCAACGGTATGGTGACACGCTCAAAGCGCTCTTCGAGAAGAACAATCCAAGCGTAACGCTCAAGATGGAATACTGGATGGGCGATGATCAGTCCTTCCTGGACAGCATGACCGCCCGATTGGTCGCCGGCAACCCACCCGACGTTGGTTTCGCCGGTGGTCTCTCTTGGGTACAGCAGTTCCTGGCCACCGGGGGCATCCTGGACCTAAGACCTTTCTGGGATCTCGTGAGCCAGGAAGAAAAGGATGACTTCTACCCTGGGCCGTTGGCCATCTATACGGGCAAGGGTGGCGAGCTCTGGGCCATCCCTCACCGGGTCTTCGCCGAGACGGTGTACTTCTGGAAGCCAGCCTTCGATGAGGTAGGGCTGGAGTACCCTGGTGAGGACTGGACCTACGAGGACGTACTCCTTGCAGCCAAGCAGACACAGAAGGAAGCTGACGACCGGGTGGTGCGCTGGGGATGGGAGAATTGGGCCAGCTACGGCGATATGTGGCACATGGCTCCTGCAGTCTGGGCCTACGGGGGCGACTGGTTCAATCCAGACTACACGCAGTTCATCGCTGATTCCCCGGAGGCGCTCGCAGGGTTGCAGGTGCTGCATGATTTCATATGGAAGGAGAAGGTAGCGCCGGCTCCTTCCATGCTCTCTCAACAACAGACCGACACGTACACTATGTTCGCTACCGGTTTCTACGGTATGTGGATGCAGGGATCCTGGGCATATGGCAACCTGCGAGATAAAGTGAGGGGCACCGAAAACGCCAACGCTTGGGACATCGCTCGCCTGCCCAAGGGGCCGAAGGGGCGCTGCACTCCCCTTGCCAGCAATCCTGTGTACGCTTTCAAGGCGACCAAGGAGCCCCAGTGGACCTGGGAGCTTGTCAAGTTCTGGAGCAGCACGGAGGCGATGTCGATAGCTGCACTGGTTTTTGGCACCGACGGAGCCCGCAAGTCTGCGGCCGGTGCGTCCAAGGACCCCAGCCAGCCACCAGAGCACGCTGATCGCATCTCGGCGGAGATGGCCGAGTGCGGCAAGCCAGCGCCCCAGCCGCCTCATTACAGCGAGGTGATGGATACCTTCAGCAACATCATGCAGCAAACCTTCGCCGATAACAAGATGCCGGTGGAGCAAGCGGTGGCCGAAGCCAAGAAGAAGATCGAGGAGATCTTGGCCCAACCCGAGTAGGACAGGGCCTGCTGAGGCGTGCAGGGGGGATGCCACACATCCCCTCTGCACGAGCAGGCAAACAAGCAGTGGGGAGACAACTCTTGATGACAGCATCCACCGACAACACCGCCCGTCCCTTGCTCATCCCCAGGTTGCAGTGGAACCGGCAAGCGCGGGAGGACATCGCCGGCTACCTCTTCATCTCACCCTGGTTGATCGGCTTCATTATCTTCACCGTCGGCCCCTTTATCGCTTCCTTCATTTTCAGCCTCTTTAACACCAACCTGATCAACAAGTTCGAGTTCGTGGGCCTGGGCAATTACGTCGAGCTGCTCAAGAACGAGATCTGGTGGAAGAGCCTCTACAACACCTGCTTTCTGGCCTTCTTCGGGCTAGCCACCGGCATCCCACTTGGCCTAGCGATCGCCTTGCTCCTCAACGAGCAGGTGGCCGGGCTCAAGATCTTCCGCACTACGTTCTACCTGCCTTCGGTTGTCGCGGGCGTGGCTGTCTTTCTTATCTGGATTACCATTTTCGACTACAACTATGGCCTATTGAACAGTTTCGTTGAGGCCCTCGGCCTGCCGCCACAACGGTGGCTGACCAGTTCGGAGTGGGTGAAACCCTCGATGGTGTTGATGAGCTGGTGGGGGGTTGGCGGTGGCGTCATCCTTTACCTGGCTGGCCTGCAGGCCATCCCGAAGGAGCTCTACGAGGCCGCAGAGCTAGACGGAGCAGCGCGACCACAGCGCTTCCGCCGCATCACCCTGCCCATGCTCTCGCCGACCATCTTCTTCATGCTCATCACTGGCATCATTGGCTCGCTGCAGACCTTTGTCGGCCCCCTGGTGATGACGGGGGGCGGCCCCAACTACGCCTCGACCACCGTGGTGCTGTGGCTGTACTACAACGGCTTCCGTTACTTCAAAATGGGATATGCATCGGCCATGGCTTGGGTGCTGTTCTTCATTATCGCCATGTTCTCCGCATTGGTGTTTCGCTCCTCGAGCGCCTGGGTCTACTACGAAGGTGAGATCCTGGGCAAGCGGGGCTAGGATGAAGGGCACCAACGTCCACTACGCGCGCAAGAGGGAAAGCATCTTCGGTAGGTACCGGCTGCGCCACCTTCTGGGGCGAGCGATCATATACACTGTCCTCATAAGCCTCAGCATCGTCTACCTGCTCCCCCTGTTTTGGATGATCTCCACTTCCCTCAAGCCGGCCGGGCAGGTGACCATCTACCCGGTGAAATGGATCCCTGACCCGGTGCGCTGGCAGAATTACGTGGAGGCCTGGAACCTCTATCCCTTCACCAAGTTCACCTTCAACTCGCTCTTCATCGTCATCATGACGGTCATCGGTGCCATCGCCTCATGCACTCTCATTGCCTATGGCTTTGGCAGGGTACGATTCCGCGGGCGGAACGTCCTCTTCTTTGTACTTCTCAGCAGCATGATGTTGCCCGGCGCCGTCACCATGATCCCGGTCTACGTGCTCTTCGCCAAGCTGAGCTGGGTGGACACGTACAAGCCGCTCATCGTGCCCTCCTACTTCGGCAGCGCTTACTACGTCTTCTTCTTGCGCCAGTTCATGATGAGCTTGCCGCTGGAGCTGGACGAGGCAGCGCGCATAGACGGCGCCGGCCATTTGACCACGCTCACCAGAGTCATCCTTCCTCTGATCAAGCCGCCCCTTGTCGCTGTGGGCATATTCACCGCCTTTGATCGCTGGAACGATTTCTTTGGTCCGCTGCTATATCTGAGCAGCCGCGAGAAGTTTACCTTCGTGTTGGCGCTGCGCGCTCTCCAAGTCGACACCGTCTATGGCTCCCACTACGAGTGGTTGATGGCGCTCTCGCTTATCCAACTGGCGCCGATGATAACCATCTACTTCCTGGCCCAGCGCTATTTCATTGAGGGCCTCTCCATCACCGGCGTGCGCGGCTGAACGCGGCCCATGGGCCAAGGCCTCCTCATAACACCGATATCCACGACAACGAGGCTTCTCATATGGACGGGGCCACGAGAGCCACAGTGCGTCAGAGCCTGCGCTGGGGTGAGATTGACAGCTATGTACTGCTGCCATCGGGCAACGGCGACATAACCGGCCTTTTTGACCCTTTCGCAGGCAAGGTCTACGACGAGTTGCGCTACAGCTCTGGCAAGCAGCGGGACATGCGCACGCTCTTGCTCAGCCGTCTCTTCTCTCAGGACTACTAGGAGTACTAGATCTGGGACTCACCGCTGCACCGCTGTCTGCAGGAGATATTCCGCTTCTCGCAGCCGCCCTGGATCATGTTCCGCGAGGACGTCAAGCAGGTGCCGGGGCGTATGCCTTGCTACCTGGCGGCGCACGCCCTGTTCGTCCAGGGCATAGACGAGATGCTGTTGCAGGACTGGTCTGGGGAGATAAGAGCCTTTCCCGCCTGTCCCTTCGCCGATGCCGCTTTCGGCCTACGCGCCGGCAGGTACATCGTTGAGGGCGAGAAGAAGGGCGATAGCCTGAGCGTTCACAAGACGCTAGCAAGCGAGAACAACACGATGGAGCAGGAAGAGTGAGCAGCCGCGATCTATCGAATGGGCGGCCGGTGAGAGTGGCCATAGTCGGCGTCGGCAGCCAGGGCATGGGCTTCCTGCACGCGCTGCGCCTGGTGCCGGAGCAGTTCGAGGTGGTGGGCGTGGCCGATGTAAGGCCCGGCCAACTGGAGCAGGCTGCTAGGCGCTACGAGGTTACACGCACTACCAGCAACTGGCGCGAGTTCCTAGAAGACAGAACTGTGGACCTGATGTACTTCGGCACACCTGGCGACCAGCATTCTGAAAACGCACTTGCAGCGCTGGCAGCCGGCAAGCATGTCTACATCGAGAAGCCGGTCACCTGCAATACCAACGATGCTCGTCAGGCCCTGGAATTGGCTCGCGAGCACCAGCTTACTGTTATGGTGTGCATGAATGTCAGGCAGTATTGGCCTTTTCCGATCATCAAACGCTTTGTTGACGACGGGCTGCTGGGCGACATTTTCTTCGCTCAGCAGGACTACCTGCACGATTGCCGCTACGTGCTTATGCCCGATAGCCCCCGCTTCTGGAGCACCAACGAGAGGCCGATAAACTTCCACCGCGAGTCCGCCATCCACCCGCTTGACACCCTAGTGTGGTTGCTAGGCCCTATCAAGAGGGTGTGGGCGCAGCAAGTCGAGGGCATAGTCGCACAGAGGAACCCCGGCCTCTTGCGCCCGAGCGACTGTGTCTCGCTGGAACTGGAGTTCTGCCGGCCCAATATGATCGGCCGCAGCCTCACCAATGTGGGCTACATCGGCTACTACGCTTTCCCCTACTACTCCATAAGCCTCTATGGCACCGAGGGTACGGCTTTGCCACAGGGCATCTTCTTGGGCCGAGACAACAATCAGGATTACGAGCAGGTGCACGATCCCGAACGCCAAGTGCTTATCCAATACACGCAGGAGCTACATGACCAGTTGGGCATAACCTCGGACATCCCCATTGTGCCCTATGAGTATCAGCCCGGGGACCCTAGTCATGTCGCCTGCCACTTGCGTCTATTCAAGCTACTGTTGCCGGCCTTACGGCGGCGACAGCCGGTTGATCCGGGTCTGGGCTCGAACGCGAGGTTGCTGGCGGTTCTTGAGGCAGCTCAGCGCTCGCTAGAGACCGCGCAGTTCGAGGTAGTGGACTACACAGGCTTAGAAACAGTGTCCTAGCTGGGGTGCCCGGTTTGAACGTTGAGCGAGAGAAGGCAAGTTCTGTGCTGGCCGACCTGACACCAGACATGCTGCACCGCTTCACCATGCGGCTGGCGGAGAGGCCGCCTTTCCCGATAGACCGGTTTCCGGACGCCGATGCCTGGCTGGAGTACCGCCACAATCTACGGCAGCGCGTACAGGAGGTGCTGGGGTTTCATCTCTACCAGTCGTGTGAGCTGGCCGCGCGCACTACTGGTGTACTAGAGCGCGATGACTACTGTATTGAGAAAGTGCTCTTCTACAGCCAGCCGGACGTGCCGGTAACTGCCAACCTCTACTTGCCGAACGCGCTGGCAGCACCTGCTCCGGCCATATTGCACCCACATGGCCATTGGGGGTTCGGCAAAGCAGCCGAACCTGTGCAGAAGCGCTGTATCTGGCTTGCCAGGCATGGCTTCGTATCCCTAGCCCCAGACGGCTGGGGTTTCGGAGAGCGGGCGGCGACCGGACATCGCTACGAGCAAGCCCTGGCGCTGACCGGTGCCAGCATCGCCGGCCTGGAGACCTGGGATAACCAGCGCGCCCTCGACTACCTCTGCACGCGACCGGAGGTGGATCCCAGCCGACTGGGCGTCACAGGCTGCTCCGGTG
This DNA window, taken from Anaerolineae bacterium, encodes the following:
- a CDS encoding sugar ABC transporter substrate-binding protein, whose translation is MQRRSSRRSFLRAAGALTGAAVLSACATAAPQTVKETVVVREEVVVTATLEPSALDRSRQVTLTVAAYGSPSHQRYGDTLKALFEKNNPSVTLKMEYWMGDDQSFLDSMTARLVAGNPPDVGFAGGLSWVQQFLATGGILDLRPFWDLVSQEEKDDFYPGPLAIYTGKGGELWAIPHRVFAETVYFWKPAFDEVGLEYPGEDWTYEDVLLAAKQTQKEADDRVVRWGWENWASYGDMWHMAPAVWAYGGDWFNPDYTQFIADSPEALAGLQVLHDFIWKEKVAPAPSMLSQQQTDTYTMFATGFYGMWMQGSWAYGNLRDKVRGTENANAWDIARLPKGPKGRCTPLASNPVYAFKATKEPQWTWELVKFWSSTEAMSIAALVFGTDGARKSAAGASKDPSQPPEHADRISAEMAECGKPAPQPPHYSEVMDTFSNIMQQTFADNKMPVEQAVAEAKKKIEEILAQPE
- a CDS encoding Gfo/Idh/MocA family oxidoreductase codes for the protein MSSRDLSNGRPVRVAIVGVGSQGMGFLHALRLVPEQFEVVGVADVRPGQLEQAARRYEVTRTTSNWREFLEDRTVDLMYFGTPGDQHSENALAALAAGKHVYIEKPVTCNTNDARQALELAREHQLTVMVCMNVRQYWPFPIIKRFVDDGLLGDIFFAQQDYLHDCRYVLMPDSPRFWSTNERPINFHRESAIHPLDTLVWLLGPIKRVWAQQVEGIVAQRNPGLLRPSDCVSLELEFCRPNMIGRSLTNVGYIGYYAFPYYSISLYGTEGTALPQGIFLGRDNNQDYEQVHDPERQVLIQYTQELHDQLGITSDIPIVPYEYQPGDPSHVACHLRLFKLLLPALRRRQPVDPGLGSNARLLAVLEAAQRSLETAQFEVVDYTGLETVS
- a CDS encoding response regulator, whose amino-acid sequence is QGAAGNSLGSAGKGLGLAIAKRFVAMHGGRIWAESEVGKGSTFSFSLPRAEKQVAMLPPPPLLPLSSTQTDPPTVVVVDNGRAVTLLSRRIEGVQFLSAPDLREARKLVRQEHPQALILNRPLEMEDLGSPVPPLILEEPVPVVQCALPLGRSRSETELFDDWLVKPVGAEVLLSAISAFPRARRILVVDDDVPFAHLIQRILEAQEGRFQVATAHDGRSALRLAEEFSPDLVLLDIALPGLEGRELATVLRQRASQEVAIIAVTALQPDMGETSSGARTFAVTSLMGFSEEELLALIRACLHHLRPAYVAEPVVAGS
- a CDS encoding response regulator → MITPEQAREALLLLYIPQGLADCELARLLPETRDTGDPLARAQAVRGKLLDAIAALRSNLRSGLPASASRAYDCLRLRYVSGFSVEEVARRLSLSERQAYRDLRFAEEQLCYLLQPGPAPQLDQVPTDSERQADDVLSEEIRALAHKPEPVHLVELVRSAIDTVSRLAERQGVSVQLMAPRKNIMVTATPAVLREVLTQVLSCLLQSQPDETINVALEGDDKVATIIIPMRRPEELSKRDLLQSALRVADVQGVEHELAASAGGLTLRLRVPSAKRRRVAIVEDNPGACALYERYLANSEWEPVTVPHPRLAVDITASRQVEAVILDIMMAEADGWDVLQALKLNPRTSAVPVIVCSVVNDPELGMALGAAAYLTKPISRRDLLKSLRQLAQQRTPAVGDVNTPGSVQEAPPR
- a CDS encoding carbohydrate ABC transporter permease, which gives rise to MKGTNVHYARKRESIFGRYRLRHLLGRAIIYTVLISLSIVYLLPLFWMISTSLKPAGQVTIYPVKWIPDPVRWQNYVEAWNLYPFTKFTFNSLFIVIMTVIGAIASCTLIAYGFGRVRFRGRNVLFFVLLSSMMLPGAVTMIPVYVLFAKLSWVDTYKPLIVPSYFGSAYYVFFLRQFMMSLPLELDEAARIDGAGHLTTLTRVILPLIKPPLVAVGIFTAFDRWNDFFGPLLYLSSREKFTFVLALRALQVDTVYGSHYEWLMALSLIQLAPMITIYFLAQRYFIEGLSITGVRG
- a CDS encoding sugar ABC transporter permease, with protein sequence MTASTDNTARPLLIPRLQWNRQAREDIAGYLFISPWLIGFIIFTVGPFIASFIFSLFNTNLINKFEFVGLGNYVELLKNEIWWKSLYNTCFLAFFGLATGIPLGLAIALLLNEQVAGLKIFRTTFYLPSVVAGVAVFLIWITIFDYNYGLLNSFVEALGLPPQRWLTSSEWVKPSMVLMSWWGVGGGVILYLAGLQAIPKELYEAAELDGAARPQRFRRITLPMLSPTIFFMLITGIIGSLQTFVGPLVMTGGGPNYASTTVVLWLYYNGFRYFKMGYASAMAWVLFFIIAMFSALVFRSSSAWVYYEGEILGKRG